The Pseudomonas allokribbensis genome has a window encoding:
- a CDS encoding DUF4280 domain-containing protein, with protein sequence MGCPQVCASATLQCSFGAAPAVLNVLPVNRTLTGGMPAANIMDHIPLVNVTTFGMCMSMANPMVAAATAAALGVLTPMPCIPATASPWIPGGAPTLLLGGMPAIDANSTLMCNWAGVIKIVMPGQMQMLIP encoded by the coding sequence ATGGGCTGCCCGCAAGTCTGTGCCAGCGCCACTCTGCAATGCAGTTTCGGCGCCGCGCCGGCGGTGCTCAACGTGCTGCCGGTCAACCGCACGCTGACCGGCGGGATGCCGGCGGCGAACATCATGGATCATATTCCGCTGGTTAACGTCACCACGTTCGGCATGTGCATGAGCATGGCCAATCCGATGGTCGCGGCTGCCACGGCTGCCGCGTTGGGTGTGCTGACGCCGATGCCGTGCATTCCCGCCACCGCCTCGCCGTGGATCCCCGGCGGCGCGCCGACCTTGCTGTTGGGCGGGATGCCGGCGATCGATGCCAACAGCACGTTGATGTGCAACTGGGCGGGGGTGATCAAGATCGTGATGCCGGGGCAGATGCAGATGTTGATTCCCTGA
- the tssI gene encoding type VI secretion system tip protein VgrG → MPRSTDSNTTLSLTAPSLSALYPDSLAGDESLNSLGSQTLNGLNDGTALTLTSAVATHVTTTLHNDAQLRPFDALVAEIRQLPADATAERYQLVLRPWLWWLTLASNNRVFQNLATSDIVTTIFKAHGFTDFKLSLTGSYTPREYCVQYGETDFAFVSRLLEEEGIFWFFTHEDGKHTLVLGDSNDAFVQIPNGPKVKYLGQQMGERELHGIRSGQVCVQAVAGVYRATDYEFTTPTTSLYGQAEAVAGPRSIYEHPGGYNAKARGDALTKQRVDGLRSEEKRFVGESDCRWLIPGHWFTLDGHDDASLNIDWVVTHVTHDASHESYRNRFEAIPKATPFRPQRTTPKPRMHPQTALVVGKSGEEIWTDEYGRIKLQFPWDRDGKNDETSSCWVRVVLPWSGKGFGMQFVPRIGQEVIVTFIDGDPDRPLVTGCVYNGDNALPYALPANQTQSGIKTQSSKGGGGFNELRFEDKKDAEEVFLQAQKDLKINVLNDTTATVGHDETLTVQNARTRTVKEGDETVTLEKGKRSVTIQTGSDSLDVKDSRTVKVGADQTHSTGGNYTDKVTGDYSLTVDGNLTIKVSGTLTLQSGGSFTIKSGADLATSASTSITQKAGTAMTNQAGTSLDNKAGTTLTNDAGISLTNKGAASQTVDGGGMLTIKGGLVQVN, encoded by the coding sequence ATGCCCCGCTCCACCGACAGCAATACCACGCTCTCCCTCACCGCCCCCTCGCTGTCGGCGCTTTACCCCGATTCGCTGGCCGGTGACGAATCGCTCAACTCACTCGGCTCGCAAACCCTCAACGGCCTCAACGACGGCACCGCCCTCACCCTGACCAGCGCTGTCGCCACTCACGTCACCACCACCCTGCACAACGACGCCCAACTCCGTCCCTTCGACGCACTGGTCGCCGAAATCCGCCAACTCCCTGCCGACGCCACCGCCGAACGCTATCAACTCGTATTGCGTCCGTGGCTCTGGTGGCTGACCCTGGCCAGCAACAACCGCGTATTCCAGAACCTCGCCACTTCGGACATCGTCACCACGATCTTCAAGGCCCACGGTTTCACCGACTTCAAGCTGTCGCTGACCGGCAGTTACACGCCACGCGAATACTGCGTGCAGTACGGCGAGACCGATTTCGCTTTTGTCTCACGGTTGCTGGAAGAGGAAGGCATCTTCTGGTTTTTCACCCACGAAGACGGCAAGCACACGCTGGTGCTGGGTGATAGCAATGATGCCTTCGTGCAGATCCCCAACGGTCCGAAGGTCAAGTATCTGGGTCAGCAAATGGGTGAACGTGAGCTGCACGGCATCCGCTCCGGCCAGGTGTGCGTGCAGGCTGTCGCGGGCGTGTATCGAGCGACGGATTACGAGTTCACCACACCGACCACTTCACTTTATGGCCAGGCCGAAGCCGTGGCCGGGCCGCGCTCTATCTACGAGCATCCCGGTGGTTACAACGCCAAGGCTCGGGGCGATGCATTGACCAAACAACGGGTCGACGGTTTGCGCAGTGAAGAGAAACGTTTTGTCGGCGAAAGCGATTGCCGCTGGCTGATCCCGGGCCACTGGTTCACCCTCGACGGCCATGACGATGCGAGCCTGAATATCGATTGGGTGGTCACGCATGTCACCCACGACGCCAGCCACGAAAGCTATCGCAACCGCTTCGAAGCAATCCCCAAAGCCACGCCGTTCCGCCCGCAACGCACCACACCGAAACCACGCATGCATCCGCAGACCGCCCTCGTGGTCGGCAAGTCCGGCGAGGAGATCTGGACCGACGAGTACGGCCGGATCAAGTTGCAGTTCCCCTGGGATCGCGACGGCAAGAACGATGAAACCAGCTCCTGCTGGGTGCGCGTGGTGTTGCCGTGGAGCGGCAAGGGTTTTGGCATGCAGTTCGTACCGCGCATCGGCCAGGAAGTCATCGTGACCTTTATCGACGGCGATCCGGATCGGCCGCTGGTCACTGGATGCGTCTACAACGGCGACAACGCCCTGCCCTATGCCTTGCCCGCCAACCAGACTCAATCGGGGATCAAGACCCAGTCGTCCAAGGGCGGCGGAGGGTTCAACGAGCTGCGTTTCGAGGACAAGAAGGATGCCGAAGAGGTTTTCCTGCAAGCGCAGAAAGACCTGAAGATCAACGTGCTCAACGACACCACCGCCACCGTCGGCCACGACGAAACCCTCACGGTGCAGAACGCCCGCACCCGCACGGTCAAGGAAGGCGACGAAACCGTGACGCTTGAGAAAGGCAAACGCAGCGTGACCATCCAGACCGGCAGCGACAGCCTCGATGTGAAGGACAGTCGCACCGTGAAGGTCGGCGCCGACCAGACCCACAGCACCGGCGGCAACTACACCGATAAGGTCACGGGCGATTACAGCCTGACGGTGGACGGCAACCTGACGATCAAGGTCAGCGGCACCCTCACCCTGCAAAGCGGCGGCAGTTTCACGATCAAGAGCGGCGCGGATCTGGCGACCTCCGCCAGCACTTCGATCACCCAGAAGGCCGGCACCGCCATGACCAACCAGGCCGGCACCTCGCTGGACAACAAGGCCGGGACAACATTGACCAATGATGCCGGCATCAGCCTGACCAACAAGGGTGCGGCCTCGCAGACCGTGGACGGCGGCGGCATGCTGACCATCAAGGGCGGGCTGGTGCAGGTCAACTGA
- a CDS encoding DUF1652 domain-containing protein → MIYLAQLRARLERSFSPLACECVVDGDHSLTVKLYEPVSGRVDLVISGLSLDALRTDEAVDGLVDELRYELESNSLRSPG, encoded by the coding sequence ATGATTTATCTGGCGCAGTTGCGGGCTCGGCTTGAGCGCAGTTTTTCGCCGTTGGCTTGTGAGTGTGTGGTGGATGGGGATCACTCCCTTACGGTGAAGTTGTATGAGCCGGTTTCGGGGCGGGTGGATCTGGTGATCAGTGGGTTGAGTCTGGATGCGTTGCGCACGGATGAGGCGGTGGATGGTTTGGTTGATGAGTTGCGGTATGAGCTTGAGAGTAATTCTTTGCGGTCGCCGGGGTGA
- a CDS encoding trimeric intracellular cation channel family protein, with protein sequence MADLVGTAVFAVEGAIAAMRSQLDLLGVMVIAFIVALGGGVTRDLLIGATPPKAVADWRYPALAFAMGGVAFVFHELVLGWSGSTLIVLDAAGLALFAVAGAQKALNFGISPFVSMLMGTITGVGGGVLRDIVLARVPVVLQADLYASSAFVGAAVLIIGRRLGVPPVAAALLAGAACLLLRLLSVHFGWQLPKVLEA encoded by the coding sequence GTGGCCGATCTCGTCGGCACGGCGGTGTTTGCGGTTGAAGGCGCGATTGCGGCGATGCGCAGTCAGCTCGATCTGCTCGGGGTGATGGTGATTGCCTTTATCGTCGCACTCGGCGGCGGGGTGACCCGTGATCTGTTGATCGGCGCTACACCACCCAAGGCTGTGGCTGACTGGCGTTATCCGGCGCTGGCGTTTGCCATGGGTGGGGTGGCGTTTGTTTTTCATGAACTGGTGCTGGGCTGGTCCGGTTCGACCTTGATCGTGCTGGACGCTGCGGGGTTGGCGCTGTTTGCCGTGGCCGGGGCGCAGAAAGCGTTGAATTTCGGGATCTCGCCGTTTGTGTCCATGCTGATGGGCACGATTACCGGCGTCGGTGGCGGGGTGCTGCGTGACATCGTGCTGGCGCGGGTGCCGGTGGTGTTGCAGGCGGATTTGTATGCCAGTTCGGCGTTTGTCGGCGCAGCGGTGTTGATCATCGGGCGCAGGCTGGGGGTTCCGCCAGTGGCTGCGGCGTTGCTGGCGGGGGCGGCGTGTTTGTTGTTGCGGTTGTTGTCGGTGCATTTCGGCTGGCAGTTGCCGAAGGTTCTGGAGGCATGA
- a CDS encoding toxin-antitoxin system YwqK family antitoxin, translating to MAITPLDLQQDDKHLKGRLQDGQLDGPLSIKDDGRQQADLNYSQGELQGTSLLYHPNGKVSAQMPFVRDKLQGIASFYAPEGWLQRKATYRRGLLHGEAFNYFPDGQVAEAEFYRDGVREGRYQRFHPNGKPAVDARYLNGQLVEPEQGFAEDGRPLDADGKPISRVRWWYRKWTDPAQA from the coding sequence ATGGCGATCACACCGCTGGATTTGCAGCAGGATGACAAACACCTCAAGGGGCGTCTGCAGGACGGGCAACTCGATGGTCCGTTGAGCATCAAGGATGACGGTCGCCAACAGGCAGACCTGAATTACAGCCAGGGCGAATTGCAGGGCACCTCCCTGCTCTATCACCCCAACGGTAAGGTGTCGGCGCAGATGCCGTTCGTGCGCGACAAACTGCAGGGCATCGCCAGTTTCTACGCGCCCGAGGGCTGGTTGCAGCGCAAGGCCACCTACCGGCGCGGGTTATTGCATGGCGAGGCGTTCAATTACTTTCCCGACGGACAAGTGGCGGAGGCCGAGTTCTATCGCGACGGCGTGCGTGAGGGTCGCTATCAGCGCTTTCACCCGAACGGCAAACCGGCGGTGGATGCGCGTTATCTGAATGGTCAGTTGGTGGAGCCGGAGCAAGGGTTCGCCGAGGACGGGCGGCCGCTGGATGCCGATGGCAAGCCGATTTCCCGGGTGCGCTGGTGGTATCGCAAATGGACGGATCCGGCGCAGGCCTGA
- a CDS encoding SDR family oxidoreductase: MSKTQLFDLDGKIAFVSGASRGIGEAIAKLLAQQGAHVIVSSRKLEGCQHVADAIIAAGGKATAVACHIGEMEQISQVFAGIKEQFGRLDILVNNAATNPQFCNVLDTDLGAFQKTVDVNIRGYFFMSVEAGKLMRENGGGSIINVASINGISPGIFQGIYSVTKAAVINMTKVFAKECAQFGIRCNALLPGLTDTKFASALVKNDAILKQALTQIPLKRVADPSEMAGAVLYLASDASSYTTGVSLNVDGGFLS; this comes from the coding sequence ATGTCCAAGACTCAGTTGTTCGACCTCGACGGCAAGATCGCTTTCGTCTCCGGCGCCAGCCGTGGCATCGGTGAAGCCATCGCCAAACTGCTGGCCCAGCAAGGCGCCCATGTGATCGTTTCGAGCCGCAAACTCGAAGGCTGCCAACACGTGGCCGACGCCATCATCGCCGCCGGCGGCAAGGCCACAGCGGTCGCCTGCCACATCGGCGAAATGGAACAGATCAGCCAGGTCTTCGCCGGGATCAAGGAACAGTTCGGGCGCCTCGACATTCTGGTCAACAACGCCGCGACCAACCCACAGTTCTGCAACGTGCTGGACACCGACCTCGGCGCCTTCCAGAAAACCGTCGACGTGAACATCCGCGGCTACTTCTTCATGTCGGTGGAAGCCGGCAAGCTGATGCGCGAAAACGGTGGCGGCAGCATCATCAATGTGGCGTCGATCAACGGCATTTCGCCGGGGATCTTCCAGGGCATCTACTCGGTGACCAAAGCCGCCGTGATCAACATGACCAAAGTCTTCGCCAAGGAATGCGCGCAGTTCGGCATCCGCTGCAACGCCCTGCTGCCGGGCCTGACCGACACCAAATTCGCCTCGGCCCTGGTGAAGAACGACGCGATCCTGAAACAGGCCCTGACGCAGATCCCGCTCAAGCGCGTAGCCGACCCGAGCGAAATGGCCGGCGCCGTGCTGTACCTGGCAAGTGATGCCTCGAGCTACACCACCGGCGTTTCGCTGAACGTGGACGGTGGTTTCCTGTCCTGA
- a CDS encoding phosphotransferase family protein, which produces MALTDQSTRIRSGEELDASLIDPYLKAHIPGLTGTPQISQFPGGASNLTYLLEYPDQEFVLRRPPFGHKAKSAHDMGREFRILNQLRDGFPYCPKAYVHCTDESVIGAEFYVMERVKGIILRSDLPPELGLDSAKTEALCKSFIDRFVELHRVDYNACGLGDLGKPEGYVARQIKGWSERYEKALTPDAPHWEKVKAWLNDKMPADHPTSSIVHNDYRFDNVILDPNNPMQIIGVLDWELTTLGDPLMDLGNTLAYWIQADDPAPVQLMRRQPSHAPGMLTRREFVDYYAERSGIQIDNFDFYYTYGLFRLAGIVQQIYYRFFHGQTQDKRFAQFIHMNKLLEHMSLQVIAKSSL; this is translated from the coding sequence ATGGCGCTTACTGACCAGTCCACCCGTATCCGCTCTGGCGAAGAACTCGATGCCAGCCTGATCGATCCGTACCTCAAGGCGCACATTCCGGGCCTGACCGGCACGCCGCAGATCAGCCAGTTTCCCGGCGGTGCGTCGAACCTGACCTACCTGCTGGAATACCCGGATCAGGAATTCGTCCTGCGCCGTCCGCCGTTCGGCCACAAAGCCAAGTCCGCCCACGACATGGGCCGCGAATTTCGCATCCTCAACCAGTTGCGCGACGGCTTCCCGTATTGCCCGAAAGCCTACGTGCACTGCACCGACGAATCGGTGATCGGCGCCGAGTTCTACGTGATGGAACGGGTCAAGGGGATCATCCTGCGCTCGGACCTGCCACCGGAACTGGGCCTGGATTCGGCGAAAACCGAAGCCCTGTGCAAGAGCTTCATCGACCGTTTCGTCGAGCTGCACCGGGTCGATTACAACGCCTGTGGCCTGGGCGATCTCGGCAAGCCTGAAGGCTACGTCGCCCGCCAGATCAAAGGCTGGAGCGAACGCTACGAAAAAGCCCTGACCCCGGACGCACCGCACTGGGAAAAGGTCAAAGCCTGGCTCAACGACAAGATGCCGGCCGATCACCCGACCTCAAGCATCGTGCACAACGACTACCGCTTCGACAACGTCATCCTCGACCCGAACAACCCGATGCAGATCATCGGCGTACTCGACTGGGAACTGACCACCCTCGGCGATCCACTGATGGACCTGGGCAACACCCTCGCCTACTGGATCCAGGCCGACGACCCGGCGCCGGTGCAACTGATGCGCCGCCAGCCAAGCCACGCCCCGGGCATGCTGACCCGCCGCGAATTCGTCGACTACTACGCCGAGCGTTCGGGCATCCAGATCGACAATTTCGACTTCTACTACACCTACGGCCTGTTCCGCCTGGCCGGCATCGTGCAGCAGATCTACTACCGCTTCTTCCATGGCCAGACCCAGGACAAACGCTTCGCACAGTTCATTCACATGAACAAACTGCTGGAGCACATGAGCCTGCAGGTCATTGCCAAATCCAGCCTCTGA
- a CDS encoding Zn-dependent hydrolase, translating to MNAAVDVLQSTHQHINRDRLWASLMELAKLGATVKGGVCRLALTDLDRQARDLFVQWCKDAGCSVTVDEVGNIFARRPGRNPNLPPVMTGSHIDTQPTGGKFDGCFGVLAGVEVLRTLNDLGVETEAPLEVVVWTNEEGSRFAPCMMGSGVFAEKFTLEEILAKVDADGVTVGEALNAIGYAGPRKVSGHKVGAYFEAHIEQGPILEDEQKTIGVVLGALGQKWFDLKLRGVEAHAGPTPMHLRKDALVGASVIVGAVNRAALGHQPHACGTVGCLQAYPGSRNVIPGEVRMTLDFRHLEPARLDSMISEVKQVIEATCEEHGLTYELTPTADFPPLYFEKGCVEAVRGAAKGLGLSHMDIVSGAGHDAIFLAELGPAGMIFVPCEGGISHNEIENAAPDDLAAGCAVLLRAMLAASAAVAGGQRAA from the coding sequence ATGAACGCAGCCGTAGACGTTCTGCAATCGACCCATCAGCACATCAACCGCGATCGCTTGTGGGCGTCGCTCATGGAACTCGCCAAACTCGGCGCCACGGTCAAGGGCGGGGTCTGTCGCCTGGCCCTGACGGACCTCGACCGCCAGGCCCGCGACCTGTTCGTGCAGTGGTGCAAGGACGCTGGTTGCAGCGTCACGGTCGATGAAGTCGGCAACATCTTCGCCCGCCGCCCCGGCCGCAACCCGAACCTGCCCCCGGTGATGACCGGCAGCCACATTGACACCCAGCCCACCGGCGGCAAGTTCGACGGCTGCTTCGGCGTGCTGGCCGGGGTCGAGGTGCTGCGCACCCTCAATGACCTGGGCGTGGAAACCGAGGCGCCGCTGGAAGTGGTGGTCTGGACCAACGAAGAAGGCTCGCGCTTCGCCCCGTGCATGATGGGCTCCGGCGTGTTCGCGGAAAAATTCACCCTCGAAGAAATCCTGGCCAAGGTCGATGCCGACGGCGTAACCGTCGGTGAAGCACTGAACGCCATCGGCTACGCCGGGCCGCGCAAGGTCAGCGGGCACAAGGTCGGCGCCTATTTCGAAGCACACATCGAACAAGGACCAATCCTTGAAGACGAACAGAAAACCATCGGCGTAGTACTCGGCGCGCTGGGCCAGAAGTGGTTCGACCTGAAACTGCGCGGCGTCGAAGCCCACGCCGGCCCGACCCCGATGCACCTGCGCAAGGATGCTCTGGTCGGCGCTTCGGTGATCGTCGGCGCGGTCAATCGCGCGGCCCTCGGCCACCAACCCCACGCCTGCGGCACGGTCGGTTGCCTGCAAGCCTATCCAGGCTCGCGCAACGTCATTCCCGGCGAAGTGCGCATGACCCTCGACTTCCGGCATCTGGAACCGGCACGTCTCGACTCGATGATCAGCGAGGTGAAACAAGTCATCGAAGCGACCTGCGAAGAACACGGCCTGACCTATGAACTGACCCCGACTGCCGACTTCCCGCCGCTGTACTTCGAAAAAGGCTGCGTTGAAGCCGTGCGTGGCGCCGCCAAAGGTCTGGGCCTGTCGCACATGGACATCGTCAGCGGCGCCGGACACGACGCAATCTTCCTCGCCGAACTCGGCCCGGCCGGGATGATCTTCGTGCCGTGCGAAGGCGGCATCAGCCACAACGAAATCGAAAACGCCGCGCCGGACGATCTGGCGGCCGGCTGTGCAGTGTTGCTGCGGGCGATGCTGGCGGCTTCGGCGGCGGTGGCGGGAGGACAGCGCGCCGCCTGA
- a CDS encoding helix-turn-helix transcriptional regulator, giving the protein MSRDVLTTETNRRQLQQIIAGLSDGVILLELDQTILWANEAALAMHGVSRIGELGINAGEYVERFNLRYRNNHTLTLEQYPISRVAAGEAFSDVLVEVTPRSDEERTWVHSVRSMVLTDRDGETESLVLIMSDVTDWANAEQRFEKTFNANPAPAVICRLSDLRYIKVNPGFLEMTGYTRDQVIGASTYELDILEQAERKDLAIQRLRDVATIPQMQAELRLPDGGSKQVIVAGQPLVLNDEDCMLFSFVDMEPRHKAEVALRQSEERFAKAFRLTPVPILICSADEQRLIDVNQAFLDTLAYESDDVLGKTVAQLEFIDEPAERARLLAALEKTGRVDRVDMRIRKKDAELLECAVSADTVNIQDTVCYLLVLMDITERKRTELELVAAIEEVMKDASWFSRTLIEKLANVKKVNSPQLPSVSFTDLTARERDVLGLICEGLADKEIAARLKLAPNTVRNHVATVYSKLDVHSRSEAIVWARERGLFSGSSRGQR; this is encoded by the coding sequence ATGAGCCGGGACGTCCTGACCACCGAAACCAATCGCCGTCAGTTGCAGCAGATCATTGCCGGCCTGTCTGACGGGGTGATTCTGCTGGAACTCGACCAGACGATTCTCTGGGCCAACGAGGCGGCGCTGGCGATGCATGGCGTCAGTCGCATCGGCGAGTTGGGCATCAACGCCGGGGAATACGTCGAGCGTTTCAATCTGCGTTATCGCAACAACCATACACTGACGCTGGAGCAGTACCCGATCAGCCGTGTAGCCGCCGGCGAAGCCTTCAGCGACGTGCTGGTCGAAGTCACCCCGCGCAGCGATGAGGAGCGCACCTGGGTGCACAGCGTGCGCAGCATGGTATTGACCGACCGCGACGGCGAGACCGAGTCGTTGGTGCTGATCATGAGCGACGTCACCGATTGGGCCAACGCCGAGCAGCGCTTCGAAAAAACCTTCAATGCCAACCCGGCTCCGGCAGTGATCTGCCGCCTCAGCGATCTGCGTTACATCAAGGTCAATCCGGGGTTCCTGGAAATGACCGGCTACACCCGCGATCAGGTGATCGGCGCCTCGACCTATGAACTGGATATTCTCGAACAGGCCGAGCGCAAGGACCTGGCGATCCAGCGCCTGCGCGATGTCGCGACCATTCCGCAGATGCAGGCTGAATTGCGTCTGCCGGACGGTGGCAGCAAGCAGGTGATCGTGGCGGGGCAGCCGCTGGTGCTCAATGACGAGGACTGCATGCTGTTTTCGTTCGTCGACATGGAGCCTCGGCACAAGGCCGAAGTTGCCTTGCGCCAAAGTGAAGAGCGGTTCGCCAAGGCCTTTCGCCTGACCCCGGTGCCGATCCTGATTTGCAGTGCCGACGAGCAGCGGCTGATCGACGTCAATCAGGCCTTTCTCGATACCCTGGCTTACGAGAGCGACGACGTGCTCGGCAAGACCGTCGCACAACTGGAATTCATCGATGAACCGGCGGAACGCGCCCGGTTGCTGGCGGCGCTGGAGAAGACCGGTCGGGTCGATCGCGTCGATATGCGGATCCGCAAGAAAGACGCCGAATTGCTGGAGTGCGCGGTGTCCGCCGACACCGTCAACATTCAGGACACGGTGTGCTATCTGCTGGTGCTGATGGACATCACCGAGCGCAAGCGCACCGAGCTTGAGCTGGTGGCGGCGATTGAAGAGGTGATGAAGGATGCTTCGTGGTTCAGTCGTACGCTGATCGAAAAACTGGCGAATGTGAAGAAGGTCAATTCGCCGCAACTGCCGAGCGTGTCGTTCACCGATCTCACCGCCCGCGAGCGCGATGTGCTGGGGCTGATCTGTGAGGGGTTGGCGGACAAGGAGATTGCTGCGCGCTTGAAACTGGCGCCGAACACGGTGCGCAATCATGTGGCGACGGTGTATTCGAAGCTCGATGTGCACAGTCGCAGTGAGGCGATTGTCTGGGCTCGGGAGCGTGGGTTGTTTTCGGGGAGCAGCAGAGGGCAGCGGTAA
- a CDS encoding DHH family phosphoesterase → MKVITSGSAYLDIDAYACCIAYAELLNLQGIPARAVSSAKPNASVSNTVLGWGAVLHDYRPTSNDEFILVDVSDYHHFDPMVALDRVVEVIDHHPGFEDHWAQTLGSAADIRMIGAAATQVFQRWETAGLISKISEQSAALLATAILDNTLNFTGQMTTTADIDAYAELAPHGKLTADWPGQYFLECQAAIESDMSAALAADLKRMKPESRLPEVFAQMTVWDADALIEKYRSEICRWMDGQGDDWLLNVICISQRKSCLLAEPVVSQQKLSRLLPMEWQAGLAFLKPSILRKELLSLGLNANSGG, encoded by the coding sequence ATCAAAGTCATCACCTCAGGCTCGGCGTATCTGGACATCGACGCCTACGCCTGCTGCATCGCCTACGCAGAACTGCTCAACCTGCAAGGCATTCCTGCCCGCGCCGTCAGCAGCGCAAAACCCAACGCCAGCGTTTCGAACACCGTGCTCGGCTGGGGCGCGGTGCTGCACGATTACCGCCCGACCTCCAACGATGAGTTCATTCTGGTCGACGTCTCCGATTACCACCATTTCGACCCGATGGTCGCGCTCGATCGGGTGGTGGAAGTCATCGACCATCATCCGGGCTTCGAAGACCATTGGGCACAGACACTCGGATCTGCCGCCGACATTCGCATGATCGGCGCGGCGGCAACTCAGGTTTTCCAACGTTGGGAAACGGCAGGTTTGATTTCGAAGATCAGCGAGCAAAGCGCCGCGCTGCTGGCCACGGCGATTCTGGACAACACGCTGAATTTCACCGGGCAAATGACCACAACCGCGGACATCGATGCCTACGCCGAACTCGCGCCACACGGGAAACTCACGGCGGACTGGCCCGGGCAATACTTCCTCGAATGTCAGGCGGCCATCGAATCAGACATGTCGGCTGCATTGGCCGCCGATCTCAAACGCATGAAACCCGAAAGCCGGTTGCCTGAGGTTTTTGCGCAGATGACCGTATGGGATGCCGACGCGCTGATCGAGAAGTATCGCAGCGAGATTTGCCGCTGGATGGACGGGCAGGGTGATGACTGGTTGCTGAACGTCATCTGCATCAGTCAACGCAAAAGTTGTTTGCTGGCCGAACCCGTGGTCAGCCAGCAGAAGTTGAGTCGTTTGCTGCCGATGGAATGGCAGGCTGGGTTGGCGTTTCTAAAACCCTCGATCTTGCGCAAGGAACTACTGAGCCTGGGGCTGAACGCAAACTCAGGCGGGTGA